The window TCGGACGCCTGGCGGACGGCCAGCCGGACCATGGCCGGTGACGTGGTCGAGCGGGGGTCTTCGAGCAGGGCCGGGAGCTGGAGGATCTCGGCGACGCGCTGGCCGAGGCCCGGTCGATGGCGGTCGAGCGTCAGGGCGAGCGACAGCTCGTCGAGCCCCGCAGGTCGCAGACGTCGGACCGCCCGGACGACCACGAAGGCGACGACCGCCGCGGTCGCCACTCCCAGCAGCGCGACGCGGGCGGCGAGGCCGGGCCGCAGCAGCCGGTCGATCGTCACCAGCGCCGCGCCGGCCGCCGCGAGGACGGCCGCCGACTCGGCCAGGACCTCGAGCGCGAGCTGGAGCCGGAGGCGGCGTCGCAGCCGAGCCAGGTCGGCCTTCAGCCGGGCCCGGGCCTCGGCGAGCGTGTGGGTCGTCGTCGGTTCGTTCAGGATCGACACGATGGTGGTTCCCGGGCCTCGTTCAGACGAGTCGATATCGCTTGCGCAGCAGCCATTCGGCCGTGAGGCCGACGATGATGGTCCCGAAGAGCAGGGGGGCGTCCCACAGCTCGTCGCGGTTCTCGATCGTGCGCGTGACCTCGCGCATGGGGATGGCGGCGTCGATCTGGTCGACGTCCGACAGCTCGAAGACCCGGCCGCCGCTCATCCGCGCCAGGTCGGCCAGGAGCGGGCGGTTGAGCGCCGGCTCGTCGATCTCGCGGCGAGGGGGCTCGACGCGAAACGTCGTCGTCGAGACCCGCGCGACGTCGGCCCCTCCGGTGAGGTCGGGCGCGGAGGCCGGCGCGACGCGGAGCGAGTACGCGCCCGCCTGCTGGGCGGGGAAGTCGGCCGTCGCCAGGCCCGGATCCTCGGGCGACTTCTCGAACCGGATCGGGTCGGGAGGCTGGCCGGTCGCCTCCAGCTCGGCGACCAGCTCGGACGCCTCGGCGAGCGCCGCGGGGTCGGTGTAGCGGATCGAGGCGTGGACCCGGTCGCCCACGCGATAGAGGCTCTTGTCGAGGTGGACCTGGAATGGGAACCGGCCGCCGAGGGCCTTGTTGCGGCCCACGCGGTCGACCAGCCGGGCCCAGAAGCCGTCGAAGAAGTCCTCGCCCAGATAGCGCCAGCGGTAGGTGCTGTCGAAGCCGATGAAGACCGTCCGACCCGGCCCGTAGAGCTGCGACGCCAGCAGGACATGCCGGCCGTTCTGGTTGGCCATGCGGGGGTCGCCGTGGCGGGCCAGGACCACCGCGCCGGGCCGGGCGCGGGTGACGGGGAAGCTCCAGTACATGCCTGGCAGGCTCGTCAGCATGGTCCGGTTGCGGATCGGGTCGGGGCTGAACTCAAACACCGGATCGCCTCGGCCCTCGGAGGTCAGGTCGAGCGTGTAGGTGTTCTGCGAGCTGAGCCGGACCTCGGCGTCGCTGCGGAAGAGGCCGGGGTCGCGGACGATGGGGAGGATCTTGGTCCAGCCGCCGCCGGCGGACTTGTCGTCGACCGACTCGAAGAGCTGCTGCGAGAACAGCTCGCCGGCGACGAAGATCAGGCCGCCTCCGTCGCGGCCGACGAACTTCTGGATCATGTCGGGCCAGTGCGCGCCCATCGTGCGAAGGTCGGGGTCGACCAGCAGCAGGGCGTCGTAGCGGCTCAGCTCCTCGTCGTTGTTGGGCAGCCGCGTGATCGGCCGGTCGCCGGGCTGGCGGAAGCCGGGGTCGGCGTGCTGGAGCCAGCCGGCGAACTCGACCTGCTGGTCGCGCATCAGGGCGTTGCGCAGGAACTGGACCTCGGGCGACGGACCGCCCGCGATCAGCAGTACGCGGATCTGGCGGCGGACGACCCGGGCCGCGGCGGTCGCGACGTTGTCGTCCTCGGTCAGCTCGGGGCCGGCGTCTTCGACCTTGGCGCGGTACTCGTACTGGCCGACGACCGCCGGGACGACCCGGAACGTCGCGCGCTTCAGGACGCCGTCCTCGCCCAGCACGACGCGCTGGGATCCGACCGGCTCCCACGCCCCGTCGTTGATCCGGCGCTCCAGGACGACGGTGGCGTCGGCGTCGCGGAGGCCGCGGGCCTCGACGACGACCGAGACCGTCGTCGGGTCGCGGGCGAAGACGACGGGGTCGACCTGCAGCTCGGCCAGGCGGATGTTGCGCGGACCTTCGTCGGCCCCGGCGGCGATGGCGAAGATCGGGATCTTCTGGCGGGCCGCGGCCTCGACCACGCGGGTCGGATCTTCGCCGGCGTTGGAGCGGCCGTCGGTGGCGAGGATCAGGCCGGCGACCGGCTGCCCGCGATGGGCCGCGATCACGCCCCGGAGGGCGTCGCCCAGCGGCGAGACCGTACGCTTGGGCTGCACGTCTTCGAGCTTCCGCGTCCTGGCCGCGTCGCCGCCGCCGGGGCGGGAGGCCGATTCGAGGTCGTAGACGAACACGTCTCGGCCCTTCGAGAGCGCCTCCAGGTTGGCCCCCAGCACCTTCTGCACCAGGCCGAGGCGCGGCGATTCGCGCAGGCGATCCGCGGCGGCCTTGCCGTCCTTCGCCTCGACCCCGAGCTTGCCGGCGATCGCGGCGGCTTTCGCGGCGTCGGTGTAGGGGTCGGAGAACCGCATGCTCTCCGAGTCGTCGAGGATCATCGCCAGTCGCGACGGCGACTGCTCGCGGCGGACGAAGACCAGGACGGGCTCCAGCAGCATGACGCCCAGCGCGGCGATCGTCAGGAGGCGGATCGCCGTCAGGAGGATCCGCCGGCCCGTCGTCAGGTCCTTGCGGCTCCAGCGGGCGAGCTGCCAGATGAGGACGACGAGCGCGAGCGCGGCGAGGGCCGCGCCGACCGCGGCGGCGCCCTGGGGCAGCGACGCCAGCTCCAGCCGGACGTCGTCCGGCGGCGGCGCGCCGGGCGACGGCGTCTCGATGCCCAGGAGGTATTGCCAGAATCGATTCATGACGACGCGTTCATTCCCCGTTCCAGGAGTGGCTCACCGGGACCGACCGACCCACGCCGCGAAGGCCGCCTCGGCGACGAGCAAGACGAGCAGCGCGGCCGCCAGGTCGCGCCAGATCTCGCGGCCCGTCGCCGCGAAGGACTCGACGTCGCCCCGGGCCGCGACGACTTCCACGTTCAGGGGCTCAAGCAGCTTCTTGACCTCGCCCGACTCGATCCGCTCCAGCTGGCTCTCGCGGGGATCCGGATTGGCGGCGAAGACGTCCTCGCGGGCCCCGAGCGGGCCCTCTTCCCACGACAGCCGGTACACCCCGGCCCTCCGCGTGTCCGGGAGGTCGATCGAGAAGCCCGGGCCGCGGTCGTCGGTCGGATCGTCGGGCATCGGCACGGCCGCCAACGACAGGGGCTCCGTGCCGCCGGGCGGGGTCAGCCGCGCGTTCGTGACCTCGTGGCTCGAATGGACGATGCGAAGGATCGGGTCGCCGGCCGCGATCGTATTCGCCGTCGACGTCGCGCGGGCCACCCCCTTGACCGCCTCGCGGATCGCCAGAACGAAGCTCGGCTCGACCGGCCAGTCGTTGCCGGTGCGGTCGGCGGTGGTCGTCCAGAGCAGCACGCGGCCCTCGCCGACGACCCGCTCGGCCACCGCCGGCGAGCGGTCGGGATCGTTCCAGCGGGCCAGCACGCGGGCCTCGTCCTTCTCCTTCGACTCGCCCGACGTGGCCGTCCCCTCGTCGACGGTCGTGATCCAGCGCACCGGGACGCGCTCGAAGGCCGACGCCTTCAACTCCAGCAGCTTTTCCAGAGGCGACGGCCGCACCGGCTCGATGAACAGGCCGCGGAAGGGCTGATCGGAGGTCGCCTTGAGCGCGAACGGCAGGATCCGGTCGTCGGGCCGGAAGAGGAGGTCGTTGTACAGGCCGAGATCGACCCGGGCCCCCGCGAAGATCATCAGCCCCATCCCCTCGCGGACCAACCGGCGGAGTCGGGTCGCCTGCTCGGGCGTCGGCGCGGCGACGTTCGCCAGCACGAGCACGTCGGGGGTTTCCAGCCGCTGCGAGAGGAAATCCTGGTCGGGCACGACCTCGATCCGCCAGGCTTCGGCCGACCCGACGCCGATCGACAGGGGCGCGGCGAGGTAGTCGACCTCGGACGCGAAGGGCTCGGCGGAGGGCTCGCCGTCGACGAGGCGGATCAGGAGCGAGTCCTTGACCGGCACGGACGCCCAGCGGCGGCCGTCGGCGGGCAGCTCGTCGTCGGGGAGCTGGAGCGAGAACTCGTGAGGGCCCGAGCCGGGGAACGAGACGGAGAGCGGCAGGCGGACGGTCGCGCCCGGGGCCAGCTCGGGCAAGGGGACTTCGCTCGGCTTGTCGTCCACGCGGAGGATCGCCTTGGCGGCGACGATCGAGCGCGGCGAGTCGTTGCGGACGACCGCCTCCCACGCGGAGGGGGCGCCGGCCAGGACCGTGCGCTCAAGGGGCGCGAGCGACTGGAGGGCGACGTTCGCCGTCTCGACTGCGCCGACGTCGACGATCCGCACGACGACCGCCTCGTCGCCCCAGCGCTTGGCGATCTCGCCCACGGTCCCGTCCCAGCCGCTTCGTCTCAGGTCGGTCAGGATGGTGAGCCGGCGGGTCGGGTAGGTACACGATTTCAGGACGTCGTCGATCCCCGCGAGCACCGTGGGCCAGGCGGCGTGGGTGGCGGTGGGGGATAGGCCCGCTACGGCGGCGGCCAGTTCCTCGCGGCGGCCGGCCTCGACGTCGTGGACCACCGGGGCCGTCGGGGCCGAGGTCGTCGCCAGCGTGCAGCGGTCGTTGGGGGGCGTCGAGCCCAGCAGGGTCGTCGCCACCTGCACGGCCTTCTGGAAGGCCGCGCCCTCGCTCGACGCGTAGCCCATGCTCAGCGAATCGTCGATCAGCACGACCTCGCTCGAACGCCCGCCGCGGCCGAGCCAGCGCTCCATGCCCGTCGGGTTCAGCACGGGCCGGGCCAGGAAGAAGAAGAGGACGACCGGCAACGCCACCCGCAGCAGCAACAGGAGCAGTTCTTCGAGCTGGATCCGGCGGCGGTTGCGCTGGATCGTCAGCTTCAGATATTTCATGGGGGCCCACTCCACGCGGCGGAACCGGCGACGGTTCAGCAGGTGGATGATGATGGGGATCGCGCCCAGCAGGGCGCCCCAGATCAGGAGTGGACTCAGGAACGTCATGGCGTCGAGATCACCCCCGTCGGACTCGTTTCGGGCCTGGAATGGGATCGGCGGCCGGTTCGCATCAGCGGCCGCGGCGGTCGGTCCGGCCGGCCTCCAGCCGGGTGTGCAGGAAGCGGCTCAGGGCGTCGGCGAGCGGCTCGTCGGTCAGGAATCGGACGTGGTCGTAGCCCCGCGCCCCGCACGCCTTGCGGACGCCATGGAGGAAGTCGTCCATCGCGGCCCGGTACGACTTCTGGAAGCCCCGGGGCTCGGCGAACAGCTCCTCTTCGCCTTCAAGATCCTTGAAGACCGTCGGCCCGTCGAACGGCAGGTCGACCTCGTCGTGATCGAGAACTTGCATGATCAGCACTTCATGGCCGCTGAACCGGAGCCGGTCGAGGCCCCCGTAGAGCGTGTCCAGGTCGGTCAGCAGGTCGGAGACGATCACGAGCATGTTGCGGCGGCGGAACTGGTCGCCGAGAGCCAGCAGCAGGCCGCCCAGCTCGGTCCGTCGTTCCGGCTTGCAGGCCTGGAGCATGCCCGCGACCAGCTGCACCTGCGACTGGGTGGCGCGGGGCGGGATGGTCTTCACCGCCTTCTCGTCGAACAGCACCAGGCCGACGGGGTCCTGCTGGCGGGTGAGCAGCATCGCTAGTGAGACCACCAGCGTCGAGGCGTAGTCGAACTTGCTCAACGCGGCGCGGTCGCCCTTGTACTTCATCGAGGCGCTGGCGTCGACGAGGAACGTGACCCGGACGTTGCTCTCTTCCTCGTACTGCTTGACGTAGTGGCGGTCCGACCGCGCGAAGACGCGCCAGTCGAGGCGACGGAGGTCCTCGCCGGGCGAGTATTCGCGGTACTCGGCGAATTCGACGTTGAAGCCGTGGAACGGGCTCTTGTGGAGGCCGCTGATCGCCCCTTCCACCAGCCGCCGCGACCGCAAGGTCAGGTCGGAGATCCGCGCGACGGCGTCAGGATCGGAATATGGCCGAGGCGGCGGCATCGGGCGCTCCCTTCCGGACGGGGACCTCGGCGAGCAGTCGCTTGACGATCGTGTCGCTGGTCTGGCCGTCGGCCTGGGCGTTGTAGTTGACCACGACGCGGTGGCGCAGCACCTGGGGCGCGACCGATCGCAGGTCGTCGATCCCCACGCTCGGCCGCCCCGCGAGGGCGGCCTTGGCCTTGGCGGCGAGGATGAGCGACTGACCGGCGCGGGGGCCCGCGCCCCAGGCGAGCCAATCGTCGATGAACTTGGGCCCGCCGTGCTCCGTGCCCCGGGTCGCCCGCACCAGGTCCATCGCATAGTCGATGCAGTGGTCGGTGACCGGCACCCGGCGGACGAGCTGCTGGAGCGCCCGGATCCGCTCGCCGTCGACGACCGGCTTGATCTCGTCGTGCTGAACGCCGGTCGTCATGCGGTAGATCCGCCGCTCCTCGTCGGGCGTGGGATAGTCGATGAAGACCTTGAACAAAAAGCGGTCGAGCTGGGCCTCGGGCAGGGGATAGGTTCCTTCCTGCTCGATCGGGTTCTGCGTCGCCAGCACGAAGAAGGGGTCGGGGAGAAGGTGGCGGCGGCCTCCGGCGGTGACCTGCCGCTCCTGCATGGCTTCCAGGAGCGCGGCCTGGGTCTTGGGGGGCGTGCGGTTGATCTCGTCGGCCAGGATCAGGTTGGCGAAGATCGGCCCGTGGACGAAGCGCAGCTCGCGCGCCCCGCTCTGGCGGTCCTCGTGCAGGACCTCGGTCCCGGTGATGTCGCTGGGCATCAGGTCGGGCGTGAACTGGATCCGGTTGAACTCCAGCGACAGCGAGTCCGCCAGCGCGTGGACCATCAGGGTCTTGGCCAGGCCGGGGACGCCCTCCAGGATGCAGTGGCCGCGTGCGAAGACGGCGACGAGGAGTTGCTCGACGACGTCGTCCTGACCCACGATCCTCTGGGCGATCTGGCGGCGGATCTCGTCGTGGATGGTCCGCAGCTGCTCCAGCTCGGAGAGGTCCAGCTCTTCGACGGCGGTGCTCAAGGTCGCGTCCCCTTCATCAGCGCTGGAAGACCGGGAGAAACTTGAAAGGCAGTTGGAGGATGATCGCGGCGACGGACGTCCCGAAGACCTGGCCGATGCCGTCGCCGTTCCAGGAGCCGTCGGGCTGCTGCTGGGCGATGAGCTGTTCGCGGGTCTTGGGAAAGTACTCGTCCCAGTAGGCGTCGCCGGCCATGTAGAAGCCCTGGGAGGCGTAGAGGTGGGCGTAATAGTCGTGCCCGCCCCCCTTGCTCCAGCCGTCGTTGGCCTTGAACTGGTCCCAGACGTACTTGAGGCAGTCGGTGGCGATCGGCCCGTCGAACTGGCCGGCGTTGTACAGGGTGGCTACGGCGGCGGCCGAGATCGGCAGCCGGGGGCCGCTGGGGCTGCTTAGCGAATACTGGATGCCCCCCTCGGGCGTGCGGCACTTGTCCAGGTACTTGACCGCCTCTTCGATGACCGCCTGGGGGACGAGGAATCCGGCGTTCTGCGCGGCGCGGAGGGCCTGCACCTGGGTGACGGTCACGGATCCTTCGTCGCCGGTGCCGGGAGTATACGTCCAGCCGCCGGCGCCGCTCTGGCCCTGGCTGGTCAGGGTCACGGCCTTGCGGACGGTCGTCTGCACCTGCTTGCGAAGGGCTTCCTTGGTGATCATGCCGTAGACGCTGGCCAGGAACATCAAGGCGAAGCCGTGGCCGTGCATGGGGATGCCGCCGTCTTGACCGGGGCCGGTGATCAGCCCGGTCTCGGTCGCGCATCGCACCAGGAACTCGACGGCGCCCTGGACCGTCTTGGAGTACTTGCCGCGGGTCGGGGTGTCACCGTGGGCCAGCAGCGCCGTGCCTGCCAGGCCGGTCATCGCCACCGGATAGACCTGGCCGCCGCCGGTGATCCACGAGCCGTCGTCGGACTGCTGCGAGGCCAGGTAGTCCAGGCCCTTCTGCACGACCCGGATCGTCTCGGGCGTGACGTGCTTGGGCAGGACTTCCTCGGCCGAAAGTCCCGAGACGACGCCGGTCAGCCAGCCCCCGCCGACGGCGGCGACAGCCGGAGCGCCGGCGGCGCAGCGGGCGAGGAATGCGCGGCGCGTCCCGGTCGGGGATGATCCGCGGAGGGAAGGCCTCATGGCTTGGCGGCCCCCTTGGGACGGATCGCGTAGCGGACGAGCAGCTCGACGCGGATCGGGACTTCCTGGAACTTCGTGGTTTCCAGCCGATTGGGGAGCGTATCGTCGTCCTGGGAGGGGGGTTCGCCGTAGAAGTACGCGTACGGCGAACGCGACGTGTTCCCCGGCGCCGTCATCTCGCGGACGGCCTGCACGGCGCCCAGCTCCAGGCCGTTGAGCCGGGCCAGGCGTTCGGCCCGCGATCGCGCGTCGGCCGCGGCCTTCGCGAAAGCCTCTTCCTGGAGCTTGTCGTAATCCTCGACGACGAACCGCACCAGGGTGGTGGTCGAGTTCATCCCGTAACGATACGCCATATAGGCGCTGTTGCTGGGCGGCCCGACGTGGGCCCCGGCGTCCTGGGCGACGTCGAGCAGGCGGCCGACGAGCTGCAAGACGGCCTCCTCCTCCATCGCCTGGATCTTCGTGGCGCGGACGACCAGCTTGCGCGAGAGCTGCACCTCGCTCTTGGCCTTGGACTGGACGCCGTAATCCATCATGTACGGGTTGAACGCGGCCCCCTTCTGGTCGACGAGCAGGCCGCGTTCGTCCACCACCACGTCGGCGAGCTTGAGGGCCGCGAAGGCGTCGCGGACGCGCTTCTTGGCGTCGCGGAATTTCACGATGGCGTCGCCGGTCAGCTCGGCCGAGGCCGAGACGTCGAGGTCGATCTCGGCGAGGGTCGGCTTGACCTTGACGACCCCCTTGCCGACGACCGTCAGGCCCTCGATGTTCCCGAGGTCCGGCGGGGCCTGCGCGGCGGCGGGGCAAGGGGCCGCGACGGCGACCGCGACCGCGACGGCCGCGAGCACGATCCACGCCGCCGGGCGCGCTGCGGCGACTTTCCAGGGCGCGCGGATGGACTTCATCGCGGGGCGTTCTCCTTGGGGTTCGTCGGGGCCTTCTGCGACGGCCTCGGATAGGCGGTGATCGCGCGGTTGGAGACGGTCAGCAGGCGGTCGCGCGTCACGAGCAGGCCGGCGGCGTCGGCCCCGAGGTCCTCGCCCCGGAAGATCCGCCGGACATGACCGGTCCTCGGGTCGAGCTCGAACACCCCGCGGGGCGTCCCCTGCCAGATTCCGTCGGGTCGGATCAGGACCGTCCCCTTCAGGCTCCCGCCGGGAAGCCGCGTCGCCCAAGAGAGCGCCCGCGTGCCGACGTCCAGGGCGGCGATCTCCTCGCCCCCGAGATAGATCGAGCGGTCGTCGACGCCGAGCACGCGGACCGCCTTGCCGATCGGCCGGCGCCAGGCGACCGTCATGCGATTGGGGTCGATGGCGTAGATCCTGGACGACTGGGCCCCTTTGAAGACCAGCGCGTCACCGCGGTCCTGCGGAGGCTCGCCGGCGACCTGGGGCTCCTGGTTCTGATAGCCGTAGGAGAAATAACGCTCGGTCTCCAGCGGGGCCGTCTCGTAGCCATACCCCCAGTCGAGCGTGCCCGAGTCGGCGTCGAGCCGGACGAGCAGGCCGACGTGGGTGTCGACGTAGAGCGCCCCGGATTTCAGCAGCAGCCGCACCTGCGGGTTCTGGTCGCGGCGGCCGTAATAGGAGTACATCTGCTGCGCCTGGCGCGAGACGGCGACCTCGGCCTTCCAGATCGGCCGGCCGTCCTGCGGCCGCACCGCCAGCACCCACTGCTGCGGGAGCGGCTGATTCTGCTGGATCTTCACCGGGATGAACAGCTTGCCGTCGCCGAGGATCGGCGGCCCCGACGGCTCGTATCCCGCATACTCGGGGAGGTCTGAGAGCTTCCAGAGGACCTCGCCGTCCTCGGCGCGTCGGCATTCGAGCTGCATCGACGAGTTGTAGTTCTGGTCTTTCATGTCTTTCGACACGGTCCAGAGCAGCTTGCCGCGGGCCAGGATCGCGAACTGCAAGGCGTCGAGCATCTGGCCGGCGGGCTGCTGCGCGAGCAGCTCGACGTGGTGGAACGACTCGGTCCGCCAGCGGATCTTGCCCGTCGCCATGTCGAGCGCCAGGAACCGTCCCAGGAAGTTGACGTAGAGGGTCGAGCCGTCGACGGCCGCGGCGGGCGCCGCCGAGCTGAGCGGGCCGGAACGCCACTGGTTCAGCTCGACCGGGGTCATCCCGGCCTCGATCGATTCGGCGATCCGGAACTGCCAGGCGGGCGCCACGGCGTCGGCCTGGTCGATCAGCCCCGCGTCCGTCACCGCGGCGGAGTTCGAAGGGGCCGACGCGGGACGATCGGCGTCGACGAGCCGGCGGAGCAGGTCGGGGGGCGACTCGGTGCGGCCGCCGAGCGTGGTCCGCTCGGTGCGATGGCGATCCTCGATCTCGGCCCGGAGCTGGTCGAACTCGGAACGTCGGCCGGCCCGGTGCAGGGCCACCGCCGCCTTGGTCGCGACGGCGGCCGGCGGCAGGTCGGCGTCGGGCCGATCGCGGAGGATGGCGAGCCAGCAATCGGCCGCGCGGTCGAACCGCCCCTGCTCGAAATACAGGTCTCCCAGGCGATCGGCCGCGGCCGCGCCGACCGAGGTCGTGAAGTAGGCCGAGTAGATCCGTTCCAGGTTCGCCTGCTCGGCGTCGCCCTCGGCCTTCTCGAACAGCTTGCGCGCCTCGGCGTCGTAGAAGAGCCGATAGGCCGCCTGGCCTTCGGGGGGGAGGGCCGTCAGGACCTCGCGCCGCTTCCGCGCGACCGGGACGATGAAGCCGTCGGCGCCGTCGACGAACCGCAGGGCCTGGTCTTCGCTGATCGTGTAGAGGGCCTTGAGGGCCCGCTCCCACGAGCCTCGCTTCTTGAAGCGCTCGAAATCCTCGAGCGCCTCCTTGACCTCTGTGGTCGCCGGGGGCATCTGCAAGGGACGGCCGGGATCG of the Paludisphaera mucosa genome contains:
- a CDS encoding vWA domain-containing protein → MNRFWQYLLGIETPSPGAPPPDDVRLELASLPQGAAAVGAALAALALVVLIWQLARWSRKDLTTGRRILLTAIRLLTIAALGVMLLEPVLVFVRREQSPSRLAMILDDSESMRFSDPYTDAAKAAAIAGKLGVEAKDGKAAADRLRESPRLGLVQKVLGANLEALSKGRDVFVYDLESASRPGGGDAARTRKLEDVQPKRTVSPLGDALRGVIAAHRGQPVAGLILATDGRSNAGEDPTRVVEAAARQKIPIFAIAAGADEGPRNIRLAELQVDPVVFARDPTTVSVVVEARGLRDADATVVLERRINDGAWEPVGSQRVVLGEDGVLKRATFRVVPAVVGQYEYRAKVEDAGPELTEDDNVATAAARVVRRQIRVLLIAGGPSPEVQFLRNALMRDQQVEFAGWLQHADPGFRQPGDRPITRLPNNDEELSRYDALLLVDPDLRTMGAHWPDMIQKFVGRDGGGLIFVAGELFSQQLFESVDDKSAGGGWTKILPIVRDPGLFRSDAEVRLSSQNTYTLDLTSEGRGDPVFEFSPDPIRNRTMLTSLPGMYWSFPVTRARPGAVVLARHGDPRMANQNGRHVLLASQLYGPGRTVFIGFDSTYRWRYLGEDFFDGFWARLVDRVGRNKALGGRFPFQVHLDKSLYRVGDRVHASIRYTDPAALAEASELVAELEATGQPPDPIRFEKSPEDPGLATADFPAQQAGAYSLRVAPASAPDLTGGADVARVSTTTFRVEPPRREIDEPALNRPLLADLARMSGGRVFELSDVDQIDAAIPMREVTRTIENRDELWDAPLLFGTIIVGLTAEWLLRKRYRLV
- a CDS encoding BatA domain-containing protein; amino-acid sequence: MTFLSPLLIWGALLGAIPIIIHLLNRRRFRRVEWAPMKYLKLTIQRNRRRIQLEELLLLLLRVALPVVLFFFLARPVLNPTGMERWLGRGGRSSEVVLIDDSLSMGYASSEGAAFQKAVQVATTLLGSTPPNDRCTLATTSAPTAPVVHDVEAGRREELAAAVAGLSPTATHAAWPTVLAGIDDVLKSCTYPTRRLTILTDLRRSGWDGTVGEIAKRWGDEAVVVRIVDVGAVETANVALQSLAPLERTVLAGAPSAWEAVVRNDSPRSIVAAKAILRVDDKPSEVPLPELAPGATVRLPLSVSFPGSGPHEFSLQLPDDELPADGRRWASVPVKDSLLIRLVDGEPSAEPFASEVDYLAAPLSIGVGSAEAWRIEVVPDQDFLSQRLETPDVLVLANVAAPTPEQATRLRRLVREGMGLMIFAGARVDLGLYNDLLFRPDDRILPFALKATSDQPFRGLFIEPVRPSPLEKLLELKASAFERVPVRWITTVDEGTATSGESKEKDEARVLARWNDPDRSPAVAERVVGEGRVLLWTTTADRTGNDWPVEPSFVLAIREAVKGVARATSTANTIAAGDPILRIVHSSHEVTNARLTPPGGTEPLSLAAVPMPDDPTDDRGPGFSIDLPDTRRAGVYRLSWEEGPLGAREDVFAANPDPRESQLERIESGEVKKLLEPLNVEVVAARGDVESFAATGREIWRDLAAALLVLLVAEAAFAAWVGRSR
- a CDS encoding DUF58 domain-containing protein; the encoded protein is MPPPRPYSDPDAVARISDLTLRSRRLVEGAISGLHKSPFHGFNVEFAEYREYSPGEDLRRLDWRVFARSDRHYVKQYEEESNVRVTFLVDASASMKYKGDRAALSKFDYASTLVVSLAMLLTRQQDPVGLVLFDEKAVKTIPPRATQSQVQLVAGMLQACKPERRTELGGLLLALGDQFRRRNMLVIVSDLLTDLDTLYGGLDRLRFSGHEVLIMQVLDHDEVDLPFDGPTVFKDLEGEEELFAEPRGFQKSYRAAMDDFLHGVRKACGARGYDHVRFLTDEPLADALSRFLHTRLEAGRTDRRGR
- a CDS encoding AAA family ATPase — encoded protein: MSTAVEELDLSELEQLRTIHDEIRRQIAQRIVGQDDVVEQLLVAVFARGHCILEGVPGLAKTLMVHALADSLSLEFNRIQFTPDLMPSDITGTEVLHEDRQSGARELRFVHGPIFANLILADEINRTPPKTQAALLEAMQERQVTAGGRRHLLPDPFFVLATQNPIEQEGTYPLPEAQLDRFLFKVFIDYPTPDEERRIYRMTTGVQHDEIKPVVDGERIRALQQLVRRVPVTDHCIDYAMDLVRATRGTEHGGPKFIDDWLAWGAGPRAGQSLILAAKAKAALAGRPSVGIDDLRSVAPQVLRHRVVVNYNAQADGQTSDTIVKRLLAEVPVRKGAPDAAASAIFRS
- a CDS encoding prenyltransferase/squalene oxidase repeat-containing protein, which translates into the protein MRPSLRGSSPTGTRRAFLARCAAGAPAVAAVGGGWLTGVVSGLSAEEVLPKHVTPETIRVVQKGLDYLASQQSDDGSWITGGGQVYPVAMTGLAGTALLAHGDTPTRGKYSKTVQGAVEFLVRCATETGLITGPGQDGGIPMHGHGFALMFLASVYGMITKEALRKQVQTTVRKAVTLTSQGQSGAGGWTYTPGTGDEGSVTVTQVQALRAAQNAGFLVPQAVIEEAVKYLDKCRTPEGGIQYSLSSPSGPRLPISAAAVATLYNAGQFDGPIATDCLKYVWDQFKANDGWSKGGGHDYYAHLYASQGFYMAGDAYWDEYFPKTREQLIAQQQPDGSWNGDGIGQVFGTSVAAIILQLPFKFLPVFQR
- a CDS encoding SIMPL domain-containing protein (The SIMPL domain is named for its presence in mouse protein SIMPL (signalling molecule that associates with mouse pelle-like kinase). Bacterial member BP26, from Brucella, was shown to assemble into a channel-like structure, while YggE from E. coli has been associated with resistance to oxidative stress.), with amino-acid sequence MKSIRAPWKVAAARPAAWIVLAAVAVAVAVAAPCPAAAQAPPDLGNIEGLTVVGKGVVKVKPTLAEIDLDVSASAELTGDAIVKFRDAKKRVRDAFAALKLADVVVDERGLLVDQKGAAFNPYMMDYGVQSKAKSEVQLSRKLVVRATKIQAMEEEAVLQLVGRLLDVAQDAGAHVGPPSNSAYMAYRYGMNSTTTLVRFVVEDYDKLQEEAFAKAAADARSRAERLARLNGLELGAVQAVREMTAPGNTSRSPYAYFYGEPPSQDDDTLPNRLETTKFQEVPIRVELLVRYAIRPKGAAKP
- a CDS encoding PQQ-binding-like beta-propeller repeat protein; protein product: MLWMRRVIALVWLASMASAGIGRAADDAKPADRDKVSNDDPGRPLQMPPATTEVKEALEDFERFKKRGSWERALKALYTISEDQALRFVDGADGFIVPVARKRREVLTALPPEGQAAYRLFYDAEARKLFEKAEGDAEQANLERIYSAYFTTSVGAAAADRLGDLYFEQGRFDRAADCWLAILRDRPDADLPPAAVATKAAVALHRAGRRSEFDQLRAEIEDRHRTERTTLGGRTESPPDLLRRLVDADRPASAPSNSAAVTDAGLIDQADAVAPAWQFRIAESIEAGMTPVELNQWRSGPLSSAAPAAAVDGSTLYVNFLGRFLALDMATGKIRWRTESFHHVELLAQQPAGQMLDALQFAILARGKLLWTVSKDMKDQNYNSSMQLECRRAEDGEVLWKLSDLPEYAGYEPSGPPILGDGKLFIPVKIQQNQPLPQQWVLAVRPQDGRPIWKAEVAVSRQAQQMYSYYGRRDQNPQVRLLLKSGALYVDTHVGLLVRLDADSGTLDWGYGYETAPLETERYFSYGYQNQEPQVAGEPPQDRGDALVFKGAQSSRIYAIDPNRMTVAWRRPIGKAVRVLGVDDRSIYLGGEEIAALDVGTRALSWATRLPGGSLKGTVLIRPDGIWQGTPRGVFELDPRTGHVRRIFRGEDLGADAAGLLVTRDRLLTVSNRAITAYPRPSQKAPTNPKENAPR